Within Malus domestica chromosome 04, GDT2T_hap1, the genomic segment aatccatttaaaaagaaagaaaaaaaaaaaaaaaaaaaaaaccctaatgcttGGTCTGCCGTACTTCGCCTGAAAGCTAAGATGTTTGTAAGCTGTAATTGGTTAAGAAcatctacttttgcttttaaactCGTGTGTTTGACCTTCTTATGTCACTTGTATGGATAAAAATTATAAGCGGTTAAAAGCACTCACTTCTACACTTAAACTCATGTGTTCAACCCTCTTATTAAACTCGTGTTCAACCCTCTTTTCCTATGTTTGCTTGTATTGAAAGAAACCCTAGACTTTGCCAAATTCCAAAGATATTTCTCAAGTTATGACATGTCCATAAATGATAAATTTTATTAGTACCACTAGATTATTGACATATCGATTATGATGCACacccatataaaaaaaataataggtGCATTGACAAGACCACTTAAATTTGGGACCGTGACACTAAAATTTGTTCTAGCTTTATAGTAGTATGACTGGGTTAGATTTGTAGGTAGACGTGTCAATGAATTTTTTGATCCGAATTCCAATATGAATTCGATTAATAGAATATGGATTTGTGAATTCAATTCGATAATGCTTTTATGATCTGCATCCGAGAATTTGTTAACAAATCAAATATGAAATTGAGCTAATTTGATTGATAATGaagattgattaaaaaaatgtataagAAATCAGATTGGGTTTTCATATCAAATACTCGTTAACTTATCAAATCATATATGGATTTTCTTATTAAATATACATCGGACTATTCGGTCGGATTAGTTTACTTAACGGCTCGAACTAGACTAATCTAATCCGAATCCGATTTATCTATAAGTTTATGTATAAGTGCGCTAAATTTGTAAAAGTATAGACACTTTTGAGGTGGGTTGAATCCGTAAAATATAATAACTTTTTCTTTTAATCAAATCGTACAATTTAGAAACATTAagaaatcaaaagtataaaatctTCCAATTCCTAAACAGAATAGGAAAGCCAAAATTTCCTAAACAGAACAGGACtctatatatacaaacaaggcACTCGTcaactctcattctttggtaGCAACTAGCAAATCCAACTCTCATTCTTCTACTTCCTTTCTTTCACTCGCAAATCATTTGCAATGGGGCCTTCCCGTGCGATCCAACCGCGTACAAACGCATCGAACTCTCGTCCTGCTTCCTCCTTTCGCTCACAACTCGACGATCCAAATGAGTTCCTCCCCGAAAGATGGTTTGAAACCAACAACGAAGTTGAAGTATCAAGCAGGGATGAGGGGTTCATCGGATCGCACTTTGCAGCTAGGGTTGTAGCCAACATGGGGGACAACTATGTTGTCGAGTACAAGGAGCTATTGGAGAATGACGAGCGCACGCTCTACAAAGAGACCGTCATGGCTCATGACGTCCGCCCTCCGCACCCGAATCAAACCCTGCCATTGAGCCCGAACGACTCATCTGCAAACAATGAAAAGTTTGGTTTCGGCGATTTGGTGGATGTGTACGACAATGACGGGTGGTGGAAGGGGGTTGTCACCGGGGAGAAGGATGGTTTCTACGCCGTGTTCTTCGAAACAACGTTGGATCACGTTGTTTATCCGGCTACTCACGTGAGGCCTCATCTGGATTGGAGGAGAGGGAAGTGGTTTCCTGGCAAGAACAGGGAAAGGTTCTTGCATGGGAACCCAAATTTCTCAGAAGAGATGACGCAAGTTATCTTGGATGAAAAGATCGAGCAGTCAAAGTTAAATACATCAAGTTAATAAATCAAAATCCTCAGAGGCTATGCGGTTAATCTGAAAAGAAAGATGGCGGAAACAAGAAGTTTAGACCATGTTTTTTAGGTTTTCTTGAGTTTAATTAATAatgttatagtttttagggtttaattttaaggaaaactaatgtaaatgacttgaaaactttaagttttaacgataaggacaaaataaagagtaaagtgaatagtttcaagattgactttttagtgtaaaaatgtggtttttcgttaaagtgaacaataccaggagcttttcgttaaaattcccttaatTTTAATATAAGCATCAAATATTGAAGTTGAAATCACAGGATACAGTTGATTTTCGTATTTAGGTTGGACTTGATATATGGTTAATTTTCCAATCAAATGTATATATATCAAGTCCGAATCTAATTACATGCCTTTTTCTTCTACTTCTAGTTACCTCCTCCAAAACATTCAACTTTTAGCTAGCAACTGCTCTTGTTTTATCATTTGTTTGGGGgtgaaattaaaattacaacgcCTGGCGTAGCTAACTAATTCATTCAGCTAGCataaagatttttcaatgtgctcgGAACACAGGACAGTACGTCCTATGTGACTATACAAGCGGAAGAAAGTTTTCTTTTTAAGTGTCCGTCCACTTGTATGATGACATATGACGTATATATCTATGATccggcacactgaaaaatctctctagcTAGTAGTATTTGCCTTTTACTAATAATTAATATAGCCTTTACACTATTCTTAATGGTGGGTGTATATTTGAAGACACTATCTAATGAATGCAGGTTTCCACATAATGATATGACTCATGTCTGCTATAAGCTTAAGGGTGTCATAGCAATTCTACTCATTCTGTTATGGCAAAGGATAAACAATAATTTCACTGATGCAACCCTAAAACGTTCACTCAGATAATTGAAGGGCGTGTGTTAGATACATTGGGCCTCCTACCACTCAAATCCAATGCCAATGCAATATATTGGCGCCGTTTGTATGCATAATTTGTAtccaattaaaaataataataataataaataaataaaatatatacatcAACCATCTAAAACATCTCTAGGGGGAGGCACTTGGACTTAATACATCATGCAATCCCAATGGTCTTTGAATATTAATCTAAACATTTGTTTTCTagtgaaaaatgacaaatttaGTACTCAATTCTTGCACTCAAattgataaaaaagaaaaaaaaaaggagagctCAAGAACAAGTGCAAAGTTGGTGGCTTACTTACCAAATTCATTCATCTACAAGTCCCATTTTCCCCAACCATTTTCTTGCTATAACTATCTAAAACCACCACCTCAATCTCTCTCCTTTTTGGTTTACCAATTGTGAGGCaagatcctctctctctccctctctctctctctctctctctctctctctctctctctctctctctctctctcatgcctCATTAAAAAGATCAAAAACCCATATAATATCCCCAGTCACTACTACTAATATCAATTTCATACACAAATCATCTCTTACAAATTTACAATGGCTTGTATTATATTCCCAAAACACAAGTTCTTCTGCCTTACTCTTCTTCTCATTGCAGCTTGTTGCTCCTACTCAGGTAATACTTCGCGTTCATGACGCCCTCTTGCGCTTTCTTTCTGTTTCCTAGCTGATTGTGTTCATACGATTGTCTCAATATGTTGCAGGATACGCAGAGGACAACCCGGCGCAGACGTTTGTGACAGCCTTGGCATGTTTCACCAACAAGTTTGTGAGTGCAAACCATGCTCATAACGCGATTTCATGTTATACGAACATCATTAGGTCCtcgattttgtttcttattgattttgttttgatttggaGTGATCAGATTTATGCTGGTTGTAATGAAGCATACAGATTGAATGAGAGTGGAGAATTTAACGTGCCTCCTGAAGCAACTAATTCGTTCTGCCATGGACCATGTTTTGAAGAGACACAACAAGTTCTGAACTGCGTTGATAGAATGTTTTCAAACTTCGTTTTCGGCAATAGAGCAACACTGCCTGAGCTGAGAAGTGCACTTCATGCTGGCTGCATCTACACAAATCAAATAGGTAAGCGAAAAGAATCACAAAAACTTACGAGTAGCAGTCCGACTCTGTGCAGGACGTCTTGTCTTTAAGACACGTCTTGAGAAAACCTTAGGTCTAATCAACTTTTTTCGACTTTGATTCTGTTTATTGACATGGTTGATTTTTGAGGATCAAAGTTAAAATACAGATAATAAAATTTTGTCTGTGCAGGGAGGTTCAATGGTTTTGGGCCTTTTGGTCAGTACCAAGGTGAAACAAGCAGTGCACAGAAGCTACCAAAGTTCGTCAGTTTTTTCACGTTCTTAATTGTTACTGGGTTCTGTCTCTTCATCCTACACTGACTGCATCAATTACCACATTTGAAGTCAGGAATATGCTAGCATCAGTGGACACGTGGGCTCTTGACGGTAGCCCCCATACCTAATCATGGAATGTGATAACGTCAAAACTTCACGCGCGCGACTGACACTAGCACATCTCCTAAAGTGAAAAATACACCACCATATACACCATTTATACTCAACTGCCATAACATACTGCAATCTAGTTACATGACCAATCATAGATTACTCGTACGACGAAAGATCTTGTATGTTGTGGTTTGTAACAAGTTATTTTTCTTTCGATATTTTGTAAGATGACCGGTGATTGCCTTGGTTCGGGTTTAGAATTACCAACCTCAAACGTCCCTCGGCTATGCCATATTCATATCATCAATCATTCTCAATTTCTttgtaaaattaaaacaaaattgacaAGCTGCAAATGCTAAACCAGAACAAAGATGAATCAAACCGATGCATTATGAATCTTGGCATAAAATCTCTTCCATTTTCTCAAATTCCACTAACATTTTGAAAGTACACGAACCTACATTTTGTACAAAAACGAACGCCTAAATTCGTACGATACGGTCACTCAAGAACAAAATCAGATACATAAGAAACCGctcagattaaaaaaaaaaaagctgtgaaAGTTGAACTGGCCAGAAATAATCACTTCTTGGCTGAACCAAATCCACCAAATCCCATCATAGCTGCAACGTCGGGATCAATTTCCGTTTCCTCTTCGACTACCTTCTCTTTCTGAACCCAGGAAATAAGATTTAAAAGAATCAATTGAcataagaaaaaacaaaaaatcaaccGCAAAATATTATAGCAAGGCAGATAACAAACGTCCGAATTTGAAGATTCCAATCTCTGCCTTACAAACATTAATATTAAGTGAATCAATTCTACCaaccttcttctctttcttcctttcccgaCGCTGGCGCTTCCgctcttcctcttcttgctgctgCTTCAAGATCCGCTCATCAAGATCTGAGAGGGAAAAGGAAGAGAGATCAACTTTTTATCAGTAATCAGAACACAGATGCACCTTAAATAAGTGATCAAAGTCTCTGAAGGATTCATTTACTTCTCACTCCTTCAATGACTTACCTTGCTCTGTGAAAGTTCCATCAGTTTTCCGCTTCTTGAGTTTTTCAAATCGCTCCTGAACCTGCATGAATTCAACGTAAATATGGTCATTCCCATGAATGATTTTAACAAGGAATTTCCAATTTTATCACAAACAAAAGTTATTTCTCAAATTCCACCTGTTGGAGTGATGCCCGCTCTACCCGCATAGACATACCCAAAGCTCTTTGATCTACAAAGAAAAGAACCATTCAAAGGATAATAAAACCAAAAAGACAATAATTGTAATGATAATAGAAACATATCTATAGATGAACTCATATCATAACAATATCAAAAGAGTTACTTACGTTTCTTGCCATTGATATGATCCAAGTAGTTTGCAGAATCTTTTACAACACACTCACAAACCGAACAATAGTATCCAGCCTGAAAAAGAACAGAATTAATCATAATGTAGCAGGGGAAATAATATTGAGAAGACAAGGCTAGAAAATGACAACTCATATCAGATCACGTACAAGATACCATAACCATATAGAGAAAGTACTATACACGCTAATGTTCTTTTTGCATAATGAAATTTATATCAATATAATGTTAGAAAGGTGAGCGGTAGACCGTAACTAATGGGTTAATTATTGCACTCAAATCTTGGCTTC encodes:
- the LOC103433878 gene encoding uncharacterized protein, which encodes MACIIFPKHKFFCLTLLLIAACCSYSGYAEDNPAQTFVTALACFTNKFIYAGCNEAYRLNESGEFNVPPEATNSFCHGPCFEETQQVLNCVDRMFSNFVFGNRATLPELRSALHAGCIYTNQIGRFNGFGPFGQYQGETSSAQKLPKFVSFFTFLIVTGFCLFILH
- the LOC103433879 gene encoding uncharacterized protein; the protein is MASSNAAGVDNTFRRKFDREEFLERARERERQEEEGGPHKSKSKGPPLQRKPLKHRDYEVDLESRLGKTQVVTPIAPLSQQAGYYCSVCECVVKDSANYLDHINGKKHQRALGMSMRVERASLQQVQERFEKLKKRKTDGTFTEQDLDERILKQQQEEEERKRQRRERKKEKKKEKVVEEETEIDPDVAAMMGFGGFGSAKK